A genomic stretch from Setaria viridis chromosome 1, Setaria_viridis_v4.0, whole genome shotgun sequence includes:
- the LOC117860503 gene encoding protein HHL1, chloroplastic — protein sequence MEVVGGVSLRPSSAQAPARIGKLSPVDVGGRFVLRAAPRRQPARRALVVEARGRSWSERQMEQQRRMPQLPKIEDDGNPRFVIFIRTANVYFWYPLNIITGGTTAKIMLAAKDNFLGKYIYKDTLARNLAAVIYKDEDVIIDTAKEQYRVLKTENEFRYGYKVVENGNVRSALTTSNVIELPKKDELKTVVDKVKDFFGDVTAGAKESFAQITGSAVTKEDEEAQGKEKFRSKRRKKQRKSKQGLKTEK from the exons ATGGAGGTGGTGGGCGGCGTGTCGCTGAGGCCGTCGTCGGCGCAGGCGCCGGCGCGCATCGGGAAGCTGTCGCCCGTCGACGTGGGCGGGCGCTTCGTGCTcagggcggcgccgcggaggcagccggcgaggcgcgcgctggtggtggaggcccGGGGGAGGAGCTGGTCGGAGCGGCAGatggagcagcagcggcgcaTGCCGCAGCTTCCCAAGATCGAGGACGACGGCAACCCGCGCTTCGTCATCTTCATTCGCACCGCCAAT GTCTACTTCTGGTACCCGCTCAACATCATCACCGGCGGCACGACGGCGAAGATCATGCTCGCCGCCAAGGACAACTTCCTCGGCAAGTACATCTACAAGGACACGCTCGCCAGGAACCTCGCTGCCGTCATTTACAAA GATGAGGATGTGATCATCGACACCGCAAAAGAGCAATACCGTGTGTTGAAGACCGAAAATGAGTTTAGATATGGCTACAAAGTTGTG GAGAATGGGAACGTTAGGTCTGCGCTTACGACAAGTAATGTGATCGAA CTTCCAAAGAAAGACGAGCTCAAAACCGTTGTTGACaaggtgaaagacttctttggcGACGTAACTGCTGGCGCCAAAGAATCCTTTGCACAGATCACAGGATCTGCTGTGACCAAAGAGGACGAGGAAGCACAAGGCAAAGAGAAGTTCCGCTCAAAGAGACGAAAGAAGCAGCGGAAGTCGAAGCAGGGACTCA AAACAGAGAAATGA
- the LOC117860494 gene encoding 26S proteasome non-ATPase regulatory subunit 6 translates to MDGGAGEDGKQERHLVLAHKLFLLSHPAVDDLSKVVLRAEVLDTVKSDDMAPLLESLVSAGVLEPDAALLAEMRGRIDEEIRKLDEKIADAEENLGESEVREAHLAKSLYFIRVGEKEKALEQLKVTEGKTVAVGQKMDLVFHTLQIGFFYMDFDLISKSIDKAKNLFEEGGDWERKNRLKVYEGLYCMATRNFKKAASLFLDSISTFTTYELFPYDTFIFYTVLTSIITLDRVSLKQKVVDAPEILAVIGKVPHLSEFLNSLYNCQYKSFFVAFSGLAEQIKLDRYLQPHFRYYMREVRTVVYSQFLESYKSVTMEAMAAAFGVTVDFIDQELSRFIAAGKLHCKIDKVAGVLETNRPDERNAFYQATIKQGDFLLNRIQKLSRVIDL, encoded by the exons atggacggcggcgccggcgaggatggGAAGCAGGAGCGGCACCTGGTGCTGGCGCACAAGCTCTTCCTTCTCTCCCACCCCGCCGTCGACGACCTCTCCAAGGTCGTCCTCCGCGCCGAAGTCCTCGACACCGTGAAATCCGATG ACATGGCGCCGCTGCTCGAGTCGCTGGTCTCCGCGGGCGTGCTGGAGCCGGACGCCGCGCTGCTGGCCGAGATGCGTGGGCGGATCGACGAGGAGATCCGCAAGCTCGATGAGAA AATTGCTGACGCTGAGGAGAATTTGGGTGAGAGCGAAGTACGTGAAGCCCATCTTGCCAAATCCTTGTACTTTATAAGGGTTGGTGAGAAG GAGAAAGCCCTGGAACAGCTTAAAGTTACTGAAGGAAAAACTGTAGCTGTTGGCCAAAAGATGGATCTTGTGTTTCACACTTTGCAGATTGGTTTTTTCTACATGGATTTTGATCTCATCTCAAAGTCCATTGATAAGGCAAAGAA CTTGTTTGAGGAAGGAGGTGACTGGGAGAGGAAGAACAGATTGAAAGTATATGAAGGATTGTACTGCATGGCAACTAGAAACTTCAAAAAAGCTGCCAGCTTATTTTTAGATTCCATTTCGACTTTCACTACCTATGAGTTATTCCCATATGATACATTCATCTTTTATACAGTCCTCACTAGTATCATCACACTGGATCGTGTATCTCTGAAACAAAAG GTGGTAGATGCACCAGAAATCCTGGCTGTGATTGGGAAAGTACCTCACCTCTCTGAGTTCCTCAATTCCCTGTACAATTGCCAGTACAAGTCGTTCTTTGTTGCATTCT CTGGCTTGGCAGAGCAGATCAAGTTAGACCGATACCTTCAGCCTCATTTCCGCTACTACATGCGGGAAGTGCGTACTGTTGTCTACTCACAATTCCTGGAGTCGTACAAGAGTGTGACAATGGAAGCAATGGCTGCTGCTTTTGGTGTGACTGTTGATTTCATAGACCA GGAACTCTCACGGTTCATTGCAGCTGGAAAGCTTCACTGCAAAATTGATAAGGTTGCTGGTGTTCTGGAGACAAACCGACCAGATGAGAGGAATGCTTTCTACCAGGCAACCATCAAGCAAGGGGACTTCTTGCTGAACCGCATACAGAAGCTTTCACGAGTCATTGACCTATAA